The Microlunatus antarcticus genome window below encodes:
- a CDS encoding Fpg/Nei family DNA glycosylase, producing the protein MPEGDSIYRLVRRLEPALVGRRVVHGELRVPAFATVDLAGATITGIGTHGKHQLTRFLTTEGEPLTLHTHLKMSGSWTVVGAGKRLPRHLMDQVRVLLELDDGATAYGLDLPVVEVLPTSQEAEAVGHLGPDPLRADWDATEAVRRLGSRPERPVAAALLDQRNLAGLGNLWVNELCFLRGTSPWTPVGELDVPALVALARRCLRHSAYVANAYQVTTGDSRDGRQHWVSGRAGQACLRCGTPVRVVDEVPGDAERRRTWWCPHCQPGPGPEDTRTGPVAAPRAWDRPLAAGTTRSGGLSPRSRTARSRPGR; encoded by the coding sequence GTGCCCGAGGGAGACAGCATCTACCGCCTGGTCCGGCGGCTCGAGCCCGCGCTGGTCGGTCGACGCGTCGTCCACGGGGAACTGCGGGTGCCGGCGTTCGCGACCGTGGACCTCGCCGGAGCGACGATCACGGGCATCGGCACGCACGGCAAGCACCAGCTGACCCGGTTCCTCACCACCGAGGGCGAGCCGCTCACCCTCCACACGCACCTCAAGATGTCGGGCAGCTGGACGGTCGTCGGCGCGGGCAAGCGCCTGCCGCGCCACCTGATGGACCAGGTGCGCGTGCTGCTCGAGCTGGACGACGGGGCCACCGCGTACGGGCTCGACCTGCCGGTCGTCGAGGTCCTGCCGACCTCGCAGGAGGCCGAGGCGGTCGGCCACCTCGGCCCGGACCCGCTGCGGGCGGACTGGGACGCGACCGAGGCCGTACGCCGCCTCGGGTCCCGGCCGGAGCGACCCGTCGCCGCCGCCCTGCTCGACCAGCGGAACCTGGCCGGCCTGGGCAACCTGTGGGTCAACGAGCTCTGCTTCCTGCGCGGGACCAGCCCCTGGACGCCCGTGGGCGAGCTCGACGTCCCGGCCCTCGTGGCCCTGGCCCGGCGCTGCCTGCGGCACTCGGCCTACGTCGCGAACGCCTACCAGGTGACGACCGGCGACAGCCGCGACGGGCGCCAGCACTGGGTCTCCGGCCGGGCCGGGCAGGCCTGCCTGCGCTGCGGCACGCCGGTCCGGGTCGTCGACGAGGTCCCCGGCGACGCGGAACGTCGCCGGACGTGGTGGTGCCCCCACTGCCAGCCCGGCCCGGGACCCGAGGACACGCGCACCGGTCCCGTCGCCGCGCCGCGCGCCTGGGACCGGCCCCTGGCCGCCGGCACGACGCGGTCGGGAGGGCTCAGTCCTCGATCACGGACAGCACGTTCCCGGCCGGGTCGGTGA
- a CDS encoding glycoside hydrolase family 15 protein → MAVAAVLPGVVARPRLGLARLPVPLTLGLCLALLLTAGGVVLARVAPHDAEVPLYSGTVAVGPGGAVGEVAPGAGTVVPGTRVLAGPGSAAAVAAEQAWLAAGTVPAVPELGADSDLVRGALLDLHVLTQTYGVPVAGWTGAWRYVWPRDAAFAAVAFARTGHGDDAGRVLDFLGRVQPGSGVFQARYLPDGSGVPDDRGTQLDGVGWALWATAGVAETLPPAERPAFVARHRALVDTSTAAALAAIDRPGDLPPASPDYWEVPERRTTLATAAVLRAGLEASARLETTAGDGPAAARAAAGGARLSQAISRDFAPRGFPRRLGGRAGSVDLGVAFLLPPFAESVDPVAYARFETAPAALTRPAGGLAPGGSWKRDGVSWTPTTATWALVAAGIGDREQAVARLAWLQDHRTPEGSLPEKVLADGRPAAVAPLAWTAAAVVLAADELSRPRP, encoded by the coding sequence ATGGCGGTGGCGGCGGTTCTCCCGGGCGTGGTCGCCCGGCCGCGCCTGGGTCTGGCCCGGCTCCCCGTCCCGCTCACCCTGGGCCTCTGCCTCGCGCTCCTGCTCACCGCCGGCGGGGTGGTCCTCGCCCGCGTGGCGCCGCACGACGCCGAGGTCCCGCTCTACAGCGGCACGGTCGCGGTGGGTCCGGGCGGTGCGGTGGGCGAGGTCGCGCCGGGCGCCGGCACCGTCGTCCCCGGGACCCGGGTGCTCGCCGGGCCGGGCAGCGCCGCCGCCGTGGCCGCCGAGCAGGCCTGGCTGGCCGCGGGGACGGTCCCGGCGGTCCCCGAGCTGGGCGCCGACAGCGACCTGGTCCGCGGCGCCCTGCTCGACCTGCACGTGCTGACCCAGACCTACGGCGTGCCCGTCGCCGGCTGGACCGGGGCCTGGCGCTACGTCTGGCCGCGCGACGCGGCCTTCGCGGCGGTCGCGTTCGCCCGGACCGGCCACGGGGACGACGCCGGACGGGTCCTCGACTTCCTCGGCCGTGTGCAACCCGGCTCCGGCGTCTTCCAGGCGCGCTACCTGCCTGACGGCAGCGGCGTCCCCGACGACCGCGGCACGCAGCTCGACGGGGTCGGGTGGGCGCTCTGGGCGACCGCCGGCGTGGCCGAGACGCTGCCGCCGGCGGAGCGGCCGGCCTTCGTCGCGCGGCACCGGGCGCTCGTGGACACCTCGACCGCCGCCGCGCTGGCTGCGATCGACCGGCCGGGCGACCTGCCCCCGGCCTCGCCGGACTACTGGGAGGTCCCCGAACGTCGGACGACGCTCGCCACCGCAGCGGTGCTGCGCGCCGGGCTCGAGGCGTCCGCCCGGCTGGAGACGACCGCGGGTGACGGCCCGGCGGCCGCGCGCGCGGCCGCGGGTGGGGCCCGGCTGAGCCAGGCGATCAGCCGGGACTTCGCCCCGCGCGGCTTCCCCCGGCGCCTCGGCGGCCGCGCCGGCAGCGTCGACCTCGGGGTCGCGTTCCTGCTGCCGCCCTTCGCCGAGTCCGTCGACCCGGTCGCGTATGCGCGGTTCGAGACCGCGCCCGCCGCGCTGACCCGCCCGGCGGGCGGTCTCGCCCCGGGCGGGTCCTGGAAGCGGGACGGGGTGAGCTGGACCCCCACGACGGCCACCTGGGCGCTCGTGGCGGCCGGCATCGGCGACCGCGAGCAGGCCGTCGCCCGGCTGGCCTGGCTGCAGGACCACCGCACGCCGGAGGGGTCGCTGCCCGAGAAGGTGCTGGCGGACGGGCGCCCGGCCGCCGTCGCGCCGCTGGCCTGGACCGCCGCCGCGGTCGTGCTCGCCGCCGACGAGCTGTCGCGTCCTCGACCCTGA
- a CDS encoding YeiH family protein — protein sequence MTTTTAPARPRSRCRPDCDLAPLDVRHLLGHRSGGPAPSVLPGLAAVGAATALSFGLAHVVPGLNPSTVAVVVGAAAANLGLHRPVLRAGTHVASHRLLRIAVVLLGLQLGLPQLRELGLGGLGVVVATVGVTFVGTQLLGRVLRVPRARALLVATGFSVCGASAIAAMSDVADGDEDDTAVAIALVTLCGSLAIVLLPLLRVPLGLDPTDFGRWVGASVHDVGQTVATADRVPGALTTAVVVKLSRVVLLAPLVAGVGLARRRRARLTTADGSRPAALRRAPVVPLFVVGFLLAIAVTSTGLLPGAVLTGAKHAQSVLLVAALAGLGTGIDLRTLRRTGGRSLVLGLASWALVAGTAYAGVLLLRH from the coding sequence ATGACCACCACGACCGCGCCGGCTCGGCCCCGCAGCCGCTGCCGACCCGACTGCGACCTGGCCCCGTTGGACGTGCGGCACCTGCTCGGTCACCGGTCGGGCGGGCCGGCGCCGTCCGTGCTGCCGGGCCTGGCCGCGGTGGGGGCGGCCACGGCGCTCTCCTTCGGCCTCGCCCACGTGGTCCCGGGACTCAATCCCTCCACCGTCGCCGTGGTGGTCGGCGCCGCCGCCGCGAACCTGGGCCTGCACAGACCGGTCCTGCGCGCGGGCACCCACGTCGCCTCGCACCGGCTGCTGCGGATCGCCGTCGTCCTGCTCGGGCTCCAGCTCGGGCTGCCCCAGCTGCGCGAGCTCGGCCTCGGCGGCCTCGGCGTGGTCGTCGCGACGGTCGGCGTGACCTTCGTCGGCACGCAGCTGCTCGGTCGGGTGCTCCGCGTCCCCCGCGCCCGCGCCCTGCTCGTGGCCACCGGCTTCTCCGTCTGCGGGGCCTCCGCGATCGCGGCCATGTCGGACGTGGCCGACGGCGACGAGGACGACACGGCGGTGGCGATCGCCCTCGTCACGCTCTGCGGCAGCCTCGCGATCGTGCTGCTGCCGCTGCTCCGCGTGCCGCTGGGGCTCGACCCGACGGACTTCGGCCGCTGGGTCGGCGCGAGCGTGCACGACGTGGGCCAGACCGTCGCGACCGCCGACCGGGTCCCGGGCGCGCTGACGACCGCCGTGGTGGTCAAGCTCAGCCGGGTCGTCCTGCTGGCCCCGCTGGTCGCCGGGGTCGGGCTGGCCCGGCGCCGTCGGGCACGGCTGACCACCGCTGACGGGTCGCGCCCCGCGGCCCTGCGTCGCGCTCCGGTCGTCCCGCTCTTCGTCGTCGGCTTCCTGCTCGCGATCGCCGTCACCAGCACCGGCCTCCTGCCGGGCGCCGTCCTGACCGGAGCCAAGCACGCGCAGTCGGTGCTCCTGGTGGCGGCCCTGGCCGGGCTCGGCACCGGGATCGACCTCCGTACGCTGCGCCGCACCGGCGGGCGGTCCCTGGTGCTCGGCCTCGCCTCCTGGGCGCTGGTCGCCGGGACCGCGTACGCCGGGGTGCTGCTGCTCCGGCATTGA
- a CDS encoding LysR family transcriptional regulator has product MVSPRVPDLDSLALLLEIARTGSLGRAAAAHGISQPAVSARVRTMEGLVGVPLVARTARGSTLTPAGVLVAGWARDVLAAAEVLDAGITSLRASDEQRLRVGASMTVAEHLLPRWLVRLAAERPLTEVSLEAMNSSQVALAVLAGRVDLGFVEGPDVPDGLADEVVAHDRLVVVVAPGHPWVRRRRVDAAELAATRLVQREPTSGTRGALEAALAAYAPMAAPVLELSTTSAVSGAAAAGAGPAVLSRLAVGDDLDRGRLVEVATTGVDLTRVLRAVWVPGRRPSPPARDLLRIATTPPVRSRR; this is encoded by the coding sequence GTGGTCTCTCCCCGCGTGCCGGACCTCGACAGCCTGGCTCTCCTGCTCGAGATCGCCCGGACGGGCTCCCTGGGGCGGGCGGCCGCGGCGCACGGCATCAGCCAGCCCGCGGTGTCGGCCCGCGTCCGCACGATGGAGGGGCTGGTCGGCGTCCCGCTCGTCGCCCGCACCGCCCGCGGGTCGACGCTGACGCCGGCCGGTGTGCTGGTGGCCGGCTGGGCGCGCGACGTGCTGGCCGCCGCCGAGGTGCTCGACGCCGGCATCACCTCGCTCCGGGCCAGCGACGAGCAGCGGCTGCGGGTCGGGGCCAGCATGACCGTCGCGGAGCACCTGCTTCCGCGCTGGCTCGTGCGGCTCGCGGCGGAGCGGCCGCTGACCGAGGTGAGCCTGGAGGCGATGAACTCGAGCCAGGTCGCGCTCGCCGTGCTCGCCGGTCGGGTCGACCTCGGTTTCGTCGAGGGCCCCGACGTCCCCGACGGGCTGGCCGACGAGGTCGTGGCGCACGACCGGCTGGTCGTGGTCGTGGCGCCCGGTCACCCCTGGGTGCGGCGCCGCCGGGTCGACGCGGCCGAGCTGGCGGCGACCCGGCTCGTGCAGCGTGAGCCGACTTCGGGGACCCGAGGCGCTCTCGAGGCCGCGCTCGCCGCGTACGCGCCGATGGCCGCGCCGGTCCTGGAGCTGTCCACGACGAGCGCGGTCAGCGGTGCGGCCGCGGCCGGGGCCGGGCCGGCGGTGCTCAGCCGGCTGGCGGTCGGCGACGACCTGGACCGTGGCCGCCTCGTCGAGGTCGCGACCACTGGCGTCGACCTGACGCGGGTGCTGCGCGCCGTGTGGGTCCCCGGTCGCCGGCCGAGTCCGCCGGCGCGGGACCTGCTGCGGATCGCGACCACCCCGCCGGTGCGGTCGCGTCGCTGA
- a CDS encoding MarR family winged helix-turn-helix transcriptional regulator: MIDTEVNPLALERQVCFALAVASRSVIGVYRPVLERLGLTHPQYLVMLALWEQSPLSVSDVARLLQLDLATASPLIKRLEGLGLVDRRRDPADERTLRVTLTDAGRELRTEALEVPGTVMERLDLTLDEVQALHAALTPLITKSRVAQAVAR; encoded by the coding sequence ATGATCGACACCGAGGTGAACCCGCTGGCGCTGGAGCGCCAGGTCTGCTTCGCCCTCGCCGTCGCCTCCCGCAGCGTGATCGGGGTCTACCGGCCGGTGCTCGAGCGCCTCGGGCTGACCCACCCGCAGTACCTGGTCATGCTCGCCCTGTGGGAGCAGTCGCCGCTCTCGGTGTCCGACGTCGCCCGGCTGCTGCAGCTCGACCTGGCGACGGCGTCGCCGTTGATCAAGCGGCTGGAGGGGCTGGGCCTGGTCGACCGACGCCGCGACCCGGCCGACGAGCGCACCCTCCGCGTCACCCTCACCGACGCCGGGCGTGAGCTGCGCACGGAGGCGCTCGAGGTCCCCGGCACGGTGATGGAGCGGCTCGACCTCACGCTCGACGAGGTGCAGGCCCTGCACGCCGCCCTGACCCCGTTGATCACCAAGAGCCGGGTGGCGCAGGCCGTCGCCCGCTGA
- a CDS encoding DUF3224 domain-containing protein codes for MRQLTYFIAATLDGRVAAPDGAFDLFTTEPAYLTELAAEWGDAFPTAFHRAVGSVPPQTRFDTVVMGRGTFEPALAAGLRNPYEHLETHVFSATLDPAEVPDVHVVPGDAVARVRELKAGDGAGIWLCGGGRLAAALTDEIDRLVIKLNPLTLGAGRPLLEGPFAPARWRLRSSRTYDDAGVVLLEYERPDAVDGAAGSGPAVRLARGTFDVGLRPAGPELGGAVGRFDFDKTFHGDLDARGTGVMLTAGDPQQGSAGYVALESLTGRLDGRRGSVVLQQLGHLVDGAQTLTYQVVPGSATGDLAGLTGDLELTVDDDGTHHYVLTYRG; via the coding sequence GTGCGTCAGCTGACCTACTTCATCGCCGCCACGCTGGACGGTCGGGTCGCCGCGCCCGACGGGGCGTTCGACCTCTTCACGACCGAGCCCGCCTACCTGACCGAGCTGGCCGCGGAGTGGGGCGACGCCTTCCCGACCGCCTTCCACCGGGCGGTCGGCTCGGTGCCGCCGCAGACGCGCTTCGACACGGTGGTGATGGGACGCGGGACCTTCGAGCCGGCGCTCGCGGCCGGGCTGCGCAACCCGTACGAGCACCTCGAGACCCACGTCTTCTCCGCGACCCTGGACCCGGCCGAGGTGCCGGACGTCCACGTGGTGCCCGGGGACGCGGTCGCGCGGGTGCGGGAGCTCAAGGCGGGCGACGGGGCAGGCATCTGGCTGTGCGGCGGGGGTCGCCTCGCCGCGGCGCTCACCGACGAGATCGACCGGCTGGTGATCAAGCTCAACCCGCTGACCCTGGGCGCCGGGCGCCCGCTGCTCGAGGGCCCGTTCGCGCCGGCGCGCTGGCGGCTCCGGTCGAGCCGCACCTACGACGACGCCGGGGTCGTCCTGCTCGAGTACGAGCGTCCTGACGCGGTCGACGGCGCGGCGGGCAGCGGGCCGGCCGTCCGGCTGGCGCGCGGGACCTTCGACGTCGGGCTGCGCCCGGCCGGACCCGAGCTCGGAGGTGCGGTGGGGCGCTTCGACTTCGACAAGACGTTCCACGGCGACCTCGACGCCCGGGGGACCGGCGTGATGCTCACGGCCGGCGACCCCCAGCAGGGGTCGGCCGGCTACGTGGCGCTCGAGTCGTTGACGGGACGCCTGGACGGTCGTCGCGGCAGCGTCGTGCTGCAGCAGCTCGGGCACCTGGTCGACGGTGCGCAGACCCTGACCTACCAGGTGGTCCCGGGGTCCGCGACGGGTGACCTCGCCGGCCTCACCGGCGACCTCGAGCTGACGGTCGACGACGACGGCACCCACCACTACGTGCTGACCTACCGGGGCTGA
- a CDS encoding ROK family protein has product MAEPTGLRDGNVSRGGGSGELRQSNLTAILRYLRDHGPSSRHDTARGCGLGVSTMTDLVGDLRSRRLVAELDPIRRPGAGRPTRPIALDGEPWCVMGVHVEVDRVHVQGSTVGGTELWQDTLSAVFADDHDGALVLADAIASQLSRVPEGHQLVAVEIAVPGYVGLDGTSVTSRALGWDGAGVGKAVRAALGETGLTDVSVGISSDFHLAGLYAARVLLSDPATTVAAYFGGLSEVGSALVVNGEIFRGAGGGAGDLAHLHVQADGPECWCGRLGCLNSVLRVQELLARAGLRDAEQAAELVVTDPEQAVSLLVEGARDGDAGVLAALEQAGSSLGRAVDDVLGSVNPHAVILGGYLGRLAPFLMPALDRQLRARVHEGPYADTQILVTDQDPPVTAGAVLAARDACLYDPLALTTPLR; this is encoded by the coding sequence ATGGCTGAGCCGACCGGTCTGAGAGACGGCAACGTCTCGCGGGGCGGCGGTTCGGGAGAGCTGCGGCAGAGCAACCTGACGGCGATCCTGCGGTACCTGCGTGACCACGGCCCGAGCAGCCGGCACGACACGGCGCGGGGCTGCGGCCTCGGCGTCTCGACGATGACCGACCTCGTCGGCGACCTCCGTTCGCGCCGCCTCGTCGCCGAGCTCGACCCCATCCGCCGCCCCGGTGCCGGACGACCCACCCGTCCGATCGCGCTCGACGGCGAGCCCTGGTGCGTCATGGGCGTCCACGTGGAGGTCGACCGCGTGCACGTGCAGGGCTCCACCGTCGGTGGCACCGAGCTGTGGCAGGACACCCTGTCCGCCGTCTTCGCGGACGACCACGACGGCGCCCTGGTGCTCGCCGACGCGATCGCCAGCCAGCTGTCGCGCGTCCCCGAGGGCCACCAGCTCGTCGCGGTCGAGATCGCGGTCCCGGGCTACGTCGGGCTCGACGGGACGAGCGTCACCTCCCGTGCGCTGGGCTGGGACGGCGCCGGCGTCGGCAAGGCCGTGCGCGCCGCCCTCGGCGAGACCGGCCTGACCGACGTGAGCGTCGGCATCTCCTCCGACTTCCACCTCGCCGGCCTCTACGCCGCCCGCGTCCTGCTGAGCGACCCGGCCACCACGGTCGCCGCCTACTTCGGCGGTCTGTCCGAGGTCGGCAGCGCCCTCGTCGTCAACGGCGAGATCTTCCGCGGTGCGGGGGGCGGCGCCGGCGACCTGGCCCACCTCCACGTGCAGGCCGACGGCCCCGAGTGCTGGTGCGGCCGTCTGGGCTGCCTCAACTCCGTGCTGCGCGTCCAGGAGCTGCTCGCCCGGGCCGGCCTGCGCGACGCCGAGCAGGCGGCCGAGCTCGTCGTCACCGACCCCGAGCAGGCGGTCAGCCTGCTGGTCGAGGGGGCGCGCGACGGCGACGCCGGCGTGCTCGCCGCGCTGGAGCAGGCCGGGTCCTCGCTCGGGCGGGCCGTCGACGACGTCCTCGGCTCGGTCAACCCGCACGCCGTGATCCTCGGTGGCTACCTCGGCCGCCTCGCGCCCTTCCTGATGCCGGCGCTGGACCGTCAGCTCCGGGCCCGGGTGCACGAGGGCCCGTACGCGGACACCCAGATCCTCGTCACGGACCAGGACCCGCCGGTCACCGCCGGTGCCGTCCTCGCCGCGCGCGACGCCTGCCTCTACGACCCGCTGGCGCTCACCACCCCGCTGCGCTGA
- a CDS encoding class I SAM-dependent methyltransferase codes for MTDSARLDVDDVPAAFTEAASRYDRMVSLNPGYHRHLRSAASALLETLDPHRPLRVLDLGCGSGASTRALLAAAREEGAEIRVTGVDASAGMLEQAEAKTWPAGVDFHQGLAQDLGEQRAAWGLEAPADGVLAAYLFRNVTERDAVLADVHDLLSGGGTLVVQEYSVAGSPFASATWTMVSWAVVIPLAWITSRQTRLYRYLWRSVQGFDSVQTFTDRLYAAGFVDVEVRTVPGWQHGILHTFRARKPA; via the coding sequence GTGACCGACTCCGCCCGTCTCGACGTCGACGACGTGCCCGCCGCGTTCACCGAGGCGGCGTCGCGCTACGACCGTATGGTGTCGCTGAACCCCGGCTACCACCGCCACCTCCGCTCGGCGGCCTCGGCCCTCCTCGAGACGCTCGACCCGCACCGTCCGCTGCGCGTGCTCGACCTGGGCTGCGGCTCCGGGGCCTCCACCCGGGCGCTGCTCGCCGCGGCGCGCGAGGAGGGGGCCGAGATCCGCGTGACCGGTGTCGACGCGTCCGCCGGGATGCTCGAGCAGGCCGAGGCCAAGACCTGGCCCGCCGGCGTCGACTTCCACCAGGGCCTGGCCCAGGACCTCGGGGAGCAGCGCGCGGCCTGGGGGCTGGAGGCACCCGCGGACGGCGTGCTGGCCGCGTACCTCTTCCGGAACGTGACCGAGCGCGACGCCGTCCTGGCCGACGTGCACGACCTGCTCTCCGGGGGCGGGACGCTGGTCGTCCAGGAGTACTCGGTCGCCGGCTCGCCGTTCGCCTCCGCGACCTGGACGATGGTCTCCTGGGCCGTGGTCATCCCGCTCGCCTGGATCACCTCGCGCCAGACGCGCCTCTACCGCTACCTGTGGCGCAGCGTCCAGGGCTTCGACTCCGTCCAGACCTTCACCGACCGCCTGTACGCGGCCGGCTTCGTCGACGTCGAGGTCCGGACGGTCCCGGGGTGGCAGCACGGCATCCTCCACACCTTCCGCGCCCGAAAGCCAGCGTGA
- a CDS encoding FAD-dependent oxidoreductase encodes MSLFPVTRRSRPWHPGRDPRAVRHPALPGLDRAAEGAGPVVVVGGGVAGLAAATGLAERGVPVVLVEPQDELGGRVRAWALEDGRSMSRGFHAFFRQYYNLRSLLRRADPGLDHLVPIEDYPLVMADGPEDSFTGIPRTPPLNLAAFVAKSPSFTLRDLTRVDAGAAMELLDVAFPATFSDYDGESAAHFLDRLRFPPLARHLALEVFARSFFADPDDFAAGELVAMFHAYFLGSSEGLLFDVPDDDYETTLWGPVRLHLEGLGVDVRTGASVTGLDLSGAGAAVVTLASGEELEAAAVVLAADPTTARGLLLASGIEDEAWRERVALQRLAPPFAVWRLWLDRRAAPGRPPFLGTSGFGPVDNVSLLEQFEAGARAWSDEHGGSVVELHAYALPHEDGVVDEKALRARMRVELARVCPELTHAVAVHEEWLVRRDCPLAAPTPWADRLTVSTPDPRLVLAGDGVRCDYPVALMERAATTGFLAANRLLADVGVRGHDLWSVPMQARNRVSAPLHRLLLRVS; translated from the coding sequence GTGAGCCTCTTCCCCGTCACCCGCCGGTCCCGTCCCTGGCACCCCGGACGGGACCCGCGGGCCGTCCGGCACCCCGCCCTCCCCGGTCTGGACCGCGCGGCCGAGGGCGCCGGCCCCGTGGTCGTCGTCGGTGGCGGGGTCGCCGGCCTCGCGGCGGCGACCGGCCTCGCGGAACGTGGCGTCCCGGTCGTCCTCGTCGAGCCCCAGGACGAGCTGGGCGGCCGCGTCCGGGCCTGGGCGCTGGAGGACGGGCGGAGCATGAGCCGCGGCTTCCACGCCTTCTTCCGCCAGTACTACAACCTGCGGTCCCTGCTGCGTCGTGCCGACCCGGGGCTCGACCACCTCGTGCCGATCGAGGACTACCCGCTGGTCATGGCCGACGGGCCGGAGGACTCCTTCACCGGCATCCCGCGTACGCCGCCCCTCAACCTCGCCGCGTTCGTGGCCAAGAGCCCGTCGTTCACGCTGCGGGACCTGACCCGGGTCGACGCCGGCGCCGCCATGGAGCTGCTCGACGTGGCGTTCCCGGCCACGTTCTCCGACTACGACGGCGAGAGCGCCGCCCACTTCCTCGACCGCCTGCGCTTCCCCCCGCTCGCCCGTCACCTCGCCCTGGAGGTGTTCGCCCGGAGCTTCTTCGCCGACCCGGACGACTTCGCCGCCGGCGAGCTCGTGGCGATGTTCCACGCGTACTTCCTCGGCTCCTCGGAGGGTCTGCTCTTCGACGTGCCCGACGACGACTACGAGACGACGCTGTGGGGTCCGGTGCGACTCCACCTCGAAGGGCTCGGCGTCGACGTCCGGACGGGTGCCTCGGTCACGGGGCTGGACCTGTCCGGCGCGGGCGCGGCGGTCGTCACGCTGGCCTCGGGCGAGGAGCTCGAGGCGGCGGCGGTGGTGCTGGCCGCCGACCCGACCACCGCGCGCGGGCTGCTGCTCGCCTCGGGGATCGAGGACGAGGCCTGGCGGGAGCGGGTCGCCCTCCAGCGTCTCGCCCCGCCGTTCGCGGTCTGGCGGCTGTGGCTGGACCGGCGCGCGGCGCCCGGGCGACCCCCGTTCCTGGGCACCAGCGGCTTCGGGCCGGTGGACAACGTGTCGCTGCTCGAGCAGTTCGAGGCCGGGGCGCGGGCGTGGTCCGACGAGCACGGCGGCTCGGTCGTCGAGCTCCACGCGTACGCGCTCCCGCACGAGGACGGCGTGGTCGACGAAAAGGCCCTGAGGGCGCGGATGCGGGTCGAGCTGGCCCGGGTCTGCCCCGAGCTCACGCACGCCGTGGCGGTGCACGAGGAGTGGCTCGTCCGGCGCGACTGCCCGCTCGCGGCGCCCACCCCCTGGGCCGACCGGCTCACCGTCTCGACCCCGGACCCGCGGCTCGTGCTCGCCGGCGACGGCGTGCGGTGCGACTACCCGGTGGCGCTGATGGAGCGGGCCGCGACGACCGGCTTCCTGGCCGCCAACCGCCTCCTCGCCGACGTCGGCGTCCGCGGCCACGACCTGTGGAGCGTCCCGATGCAGGCCCGCAACCGCGTCAGCGCACCGCTCCACCGCCTGCTCCTGCGCGTCTCCTGA
- the phoA gene encoding alkaline phosphatase — protein sequence MPKLSLPRPRARAVVVAFAVTGLAFSAGAAVAGPVTTPAALAKHGGATRLDGDQTKKVRKAVAGGKAKNVILLIGDGMGDSEITSARNYQFGADGRFPGIDALPMTGQYTTFSLDQETGKPDYVTDSAASGSGWATGTKTYNGAVSVDVKGKKQVTLLELAKQRGLKTGNITTSEIQDATPAVEASHVTARSCYGPVATTKTCPTNALENGGDGSITEQILKTRADITMGGGAKTFAETATAGKYKGQTLSAQAQALGYQVVKTDAQMAAVAKADQSKPVLGLFGEGNLPVQLAGPAATPTGAEQPAARCTPNPDLPKTQPQLAAMTAKSISLLKNSNKGFFLQVEGASIDKQDHAANACGQIGEVVAFDAAVKVALQFAKDEGNTSVFVTADHGHTSQIVETGTNTPGLTVTLETADKAPMTISYGTAAAGESQEHTGTQVRIAGYGPQAANVVGLTDQTDLHFTIARALKLKTPAKG from the coding sequence ATGCCCAAGCTCTCCCTCCCCCGACCCCGGGCTCGCGCCGTCGTGGTCGCCTTCGCCGTGACGGGTCTGGCCTTCAGCGCCGGCGCCGCCGTGGCCGGTCCGGTCACGACGCCCGCGGCCCTGGCGAAGCACGGTGGCGCCACGCGGCTCGACGGCGACCAGACCAAGAAGGTGCGCAAGGCCGTCGCGGGCGGCAAGGCCAAGAACGTCATCCTCCTCATCGGCGACGGCATGGGCGACTCGGAGATCACGTCGGCCCGCAACTACCAGTTCGGCGCGGACGGCCGGTTCCCCGGCATCGACGCCCTGCCGATGACCGGTCAGTACACGACGTTCTCGCTCGACCAGGAGACCGGCAAGCCCGACTACGTGACCGACTCCGCCGCCAGCGGCAGCGGCTGGGCCACCGGCACCAAGACCTACAACGGCGCGGTCTCGGTCGACGTCAAGGGCAAGAAGCAGGTCACCCTGCTGGAGCTGGCCAAGCAGCGCGGCCTCAAGACCGGCAACATCACCACCTCCGAGATCCAGGACGCCACCCCGGCGGTCGAGGCCTCGCACGTCACGGCGCGTTCCTGCTACGGCCCGGTCGCCACGACGAAGACCTGCCCCACCAACGCCCTCGAGAACGGCGGGGACGGCTCGATCACCGAGCAGATCCTCAAGACCCGCGCCGACATCACCATGGGTGGCGGCGCCAAGACCTTCGCCGAGACGGCCACGGCCGGCAAGTACAAGGGCCAGACGCTCTCGGCCCAGGCGCAGGCGCTCGGCTACCAGGTCGTGAAGACGGACGCGCAGATGGCGGCCGTGGCCAAGGCCGACCAGTCCAAGCCCGTCCTCGGCCTCTTCGGCGAGGGCAACCTGCCCGTCCAGCTGGCCGGCCCCGCCGCGACGCCGACGGGGGCCGAGCAGCCCGCGGCCCGCTGCACGCCGAACCCCGACCTGCCCAAGACGCAGCCGCAGCTGGCGGCCATGACGGCGAAGTCGATCTCGCTGCTCAAGAACAGCAACAAGGGCTTCTTCCTCCAGGTCGAGGGCGCGAGCATCGACAAGCAGGACCACGCCGCCAACGCGTGCGGCCAGATCGGTGAGGTCGTCGCCTTCGACGCGGCCGTCAAGGTCGCCCTGCAGTTCGCCAAGGACGAGGGGAACACCTCGGTGTTCGTCACGGCCGACCACGGCCACACCAGCCAGATCGTCGAGACCGGGACGAACACCCCGGGCCTCACCGTGACGCTGGAGACCGCAGACAAGGCGCCGATGACGATCAGCTACGGCACGGCCGCCGCCGGCGAGAGCCAGGAGCACACCGGGACGCAGGTCCGCATCGCCGGCTACGGCCCGCAGGCCGCGAACGTCGTCGGGCTGACCGACCAGACCGACCTGCACTTCACCATCGCGCGAGCCCTCAAGCTCAAGACGCCCGCCAAGGGCTAG